In Sphaerospermopsis torques-reginae ITEP-024, the genomic window TAGTTGCTGATTTATTAAATCCTCCTAGTGAATGGAATCAAAATTTTGATTTTATTTTAGAATCCTATACTTTGCAATCATTACCCACAGCAGTAAGTAACCAAGCTATTGATATAATAGCGAATTTTCTATCTGTTCAAGGAACATTATTAATTATTTGCAGACGTAGAAATCCAGAAGATCAACTAGATAAAGTTCCTTATCCATTAACTAAAAATGACCTGATGAGATTTGTAGATGCAGGATTATCATTAGTCAATTTTGAAGATTATTTAGATCAAGAAATATCATCTTCATTGAGAAGATTCAGAGTAACTTTTAAAAATCTTAAAAAATAAACAAACCTTAGTCGCCATATAGCAATCCTCAATAAAATATGAACACCTATTTTTTCCACCTCTGCGTCTGGATCGGTTCGTTTTAAAAAATCCGTTCATAAATCAAATAGGAGTCCTATATATCTATCAATGTTTATCAGCTTCTAACTTTACAGCTTGATCATTTTTGGATTTAAAAGCATTCTTATTATTCACTAAAACTCTCTAGAGAATAGCTGATTACTGATTACTGATAGCTGAATACTTACTTACATTTTTTCAGCAAAACCCTAAATAGGGGCAGAAGTTTAAAAACCTCTACCCCATTTTTAAGTAACTCTATTTGCTACCTATTCAGGGCTTTTTCCTTGAGCAGTATAACTTCCATATTGTTGAATTAGTTTTGCAACTACTCCAGTCCAACCTGTTTGATGACTAGCGCCAATACCCGCACCATTATCTCCATGAAAATATTCATAGAAAAGAATGTATTGATTCCAATTTGGGTCTTCTTGAAACTTTCCAGATCCTCCATACACAGGTCGCGCACTGCTACCTTCCGATTTTGGTAAGAAGATATTGATCAATCTTTGAGAAATTGCTGTAGACACTTCCCAAAGATTCATCATTTTTCCTGAACC contains:
- a CDS encoding class I SAM-dependent methyltransferase, which gives rise to MTENRSTVQNLAQQYIEAGKPTAWFEVLYSQANNDEKLIPWADMKPNHNLVQWLDDHKIHGQEKRALVIGCGLGDDAEELSKRGFNVTAFDISPSAIKWCKQRFPNSSVNYLVADLLNPPSEWNQNFDFILESYTLQSLPTAVSNQAIDIIANFLSVQGTLLIICRRRNPEDQLDKVPYPLTKNDLMRFVDAGLSLVNFEDYLDQEISSSLRRFRVTFKNLKK